TTCAGGAAAACAAAAAAGGGTGCTCCGGGCTTTTGCAACGAGCCTCGATCCTCTTTTTCAAATCGGGAAAGGCGGTGTAAGCGAAAATTTAGTTCGCCAGGTAGAAGAGGCTTTAAAGGCGCGCGAGCTGATCAAGCTCCGCGTCCTTTCCCAATCTCCCGAGGATGTCAGGCAGGTCGCCCGGTCTCTCAAAGAGCAAACAGGCGCCGAAATTGTACAAATTATCGGGCATAACTTGGTTTTATACCGGCAGGGGGAGAAGAAAAAAATCCAATTACCTTAGAAGCAATTGGATTCACTGAAAACAGGGGGATGCGCGGGTTTGAAATGAGCGATTCAGCGCGTAAAGTCCTGCCGCGCGCGCGGCGGATTGTGGTAAAAATAGGAACGAAGCTCCTTTGCGAAAAAAAGGGCCGCCTTAATCTCAAGAGAATGGAAAATATCGTTAATGATCTGGCCCATTTATGGAAGGAAAAGCGCGAAGTAGTTTTAGTGACTTCAGGGGCAATCGGAGCTGGAGTAGGACGGCTGGGCTTGAAGAAGGTGCCTCAAACCCTTCCTGAGAAGCAGGCTGCTGCTGCCGTCGGCCAGGGAATTTTGATGCATCTCTACGAATCTTTTTTTGCGCCCCAGGGAATTATCGTGGCGCAGGTGCTGTTAACCAGGGATGACATCAACCTTCGGGAGCGGTACCTCAACGCCCGGCATACTTTCCAGACCCTCCTCCGATACCGCGTGATTCCCATCGTGAATGAAAATGATACCGTCGCGGTGGACGAGATTCGCTTTGGCGACAACGATACGCTTGCGGCGCTGGTTGCTTGCCTGGTTGGCGCCGATCTGCTTGTTTTATTAACCGACCTTGAGGGCTTTTATACGGCCGATCCACGTAAAGACGGGACGGGGGAGTTGATCTCGAAAATTACAGAAATTACGCCGGAAATCGAGGCCCTCGCCGGGGGCAGGGGTTCAGCCCTTGCGACAGGGGGCATGGAAACAAAACTCCAGGCGGCAAAGATAGCCATGGGTGCGGGAATTCCTCTTGTAATCGGGAACGGGATGCAGGCTGCCATCCTGAGACGGGTTGTTGCAGGGGAAGAAGTAGGAACCTTTTTTGTGCCCCAGGAAGACCGGATGCAGGCCCGGAAACGGTGGATTGCTTACGGTTCTCTTGTCAGGGGGAGGGTTTATGTTGACCGGGGCGCGGCGAACGCCCTGATTAAAAGAGGCAAAAGCCTTTTACCAAGCGGCGTGATCGGGGTGGAAGGATGCTTTGAAGCCGGTAGTGTGGTAAGCGTGATCGACCCCGCGGGAAAGGAGCTTGCAAGAGGCATCAGCAATTATTCCTCGGAGGCAGTAAATCTGATTAAGGGGATGAACACCGGGGAGATCCGGACGATCCTGGGTGATAAAGATTACGATGAGGTGATCCACCGGGATAACCTGACCGTCATTCCGGGGCGTGAAGTTGCGCCTGAAATTTTAGAGAAATAGCCACGAGGAGGTTGGAATGAATTATATGTACCAGGCGGAGTTAGAAGCAATGGGGAGAAGGGCGAAGGAGGCAGCCTATAAACTCGGCGGCATTTCCACAAAGACTAAAAATGATGCCCTTCAGGCGATGGCCAGGAGTCTAGAAGAACGGGTTGAAATGATTTTAGCGGCCAATGAGTTGGACATGGAGGCGGGGCGGTCGAAAGGGCTCAGTAATGCTCTGCTGGACCGTTTGCTGCTTACCCCGGACCGGATCCGGGAGATGGCTGACGGTTTGCGCGCTCTCGTTGCCCTCCCCGATCCGGTTGGAGAAGTGATCAAAATGTGGACAAGGCCCAACGGCCTCCAAATTGGAAAAATGCGGGTCCCGCTGGGTGTGATCGGGATTATCTATGAAGCCCGCCCTAATGTCACTGTTGACGCGGCAGGGCTCTGCCTCAAGGCGGGAAATGCCGTCATTTTACGGGGAGGTTCCGAGGCGTTTAATTCCAACCGCGCCATCACCCAGGTCATCAGTGCTGCCGCGACAAATGCCGGAATACCTGCCGGGGCAATTCAACTTGTCGAAACAACAGACCGCGAAGCAGCCAATCTGATGATGAAAATGAATGATTACATTGATGTTCTCATTCCCCGCGGGGGCGCCGGTCTCATCCAGGCGGTGGTCCAGAATGCGACGGTCCCGGTTTTGGAGACGGGGGTTGGCAATTGCCACGTTTATGTGGAAGAAGATGCTGACTTGGATATGGCCCAGCGCATCGTTGTGAATGCAAAAACACAGCGTCCCGGTGTATGCAATGCGATGGAAACGCTCCTTGTTCACGAAAAGGTGGCTCCGGCCTTTTTACCTGCGGTTGCCGAAGCCCTGCGGGCCAAAGGCGTGGAATTGCGAGGCTGCCCCCGGACCCGGGAAATTCTGCCGGACTGTTTACCTGCCACTGAAGAGGATTGGAAAACGGAATACCTTGATCTCATCCTTGCGATTAAGGTCGTAGACGATCTTGAAAATGCGCTGGAACACATTAACACTTATAGCAGCAAACACACAGAAGCGATTATTACAAACAGCTACCAAAAGGCGCGGCTGTTTTTGCAAAGAGTGGATGCCGCCGCGGTCTTTGTAAATGCCTCCACCCGCTTCACCGACGGTTATCAGTTCGGATTTGGAGCGGAGATCGGAATCAGTACACAAAAACTTCACGCGCGGGGCCCCATGGGCCTTGAGGAGCTTACTTCAATCAAGTACATCATTTTTGGGGACGGTCAGATCCGCACTTAAAGTGCTTTTTCGCAGGTTTTGCTGCGTGTCGCGGGAGAGGCCAGTTTTCTTGCCCAGCTCTGGATAGGATGCTGTGGCGGGTTCCGTAGGTGAAGTAAACGAAGAGCCCCAGGGCGAGCCAGCCAAAAAAGCGGTACCAAGTAAGGACCGGCAGGTTGAAAATGAGGTAGAGGGAGGCGACCAGACTCAATAAGGGGAGGTAGGGCATCAGGGGGACCCGGAAGGGGCGGGGTCGCTCCGGTTGGGTGTACCGCAGGATGATAACTCCCAATGAGACAACCGCGAAGGCGGAGAGGGTGCCGATGTTGGCGAGTTCGGCGATGAGATGAATAGGAAAGAGGCCGCTTAAAATGGAAGCAATCGCGCCAATGATCACGACGCCGAAAACGGGCGTACCAAAACGGGGATGAAGCCGGGCAAAAGCAGGCGGGAGCAGTCCATCGCGGGACATGGCAAAAAGGATCCGGCTCTGGGCG
This region of Bacillota bacterium genomic DNA includes:
- the yhbY gene encoding ribosome assembly RNA-binding protein YhbY, which produces MLSGKQKRVLRAFATSLDPLFQIGKGGVSENLVRQVEEALKARELIKLRVLSQSPEDVRQVARSLKEQTGAEIVQIIGHNLVLYRQGEKKKIQLP
- the proB gene encoding glutamate 5-kinase, encoding MRGFEMSDSARKVLPRARRIVVKIGTKLLCEKKGRLNLKRMENIVNDLAHLWKEKREVVLVTSGAIGAGVGRLGLKKVPQTLPEKQAAAAVGQGILMHLYESFFAPQGIIVAQVLLTRDDINLRERYLNARHTFQTLLRYRVIPIVNENDTVAVDEIRFGDNDTLAALVACLVGADLLVLLTDLEGFYTADPRKDGTGELISKITEITPEIEALAGGRGSALATGGMETKLQAAKIAMGAGIPLVIGNGMQAAILRRVVAGEEVGTFFVPQEDRMQARKRWIAYGSLVRGRVYVDRGAANALIKRGKSLLPSGVIGVEGCFEAGSVVSVIDPAGKELARGISNYSSEAVNLIKGMNTGEIRTILGDKDYDEVIHRDNLTVIPGREVAPEILEK
- a CDS encoding glutamate-5-semialdehyde dehydrogenase, with product MYQAELEAMGRRAKEAAYKLGGISTKTKNDALQAMARSLEERVEMILAANELDMEAGRSKGLSNALLDRLLLTPDRIREMADGLRALVALPDPVGEVIKMWTRPNGLQIGKMRVPLGVIGIIYEARPNVTVDAAGLCLKAGNAVILRGGSEAFNSNRAITQVISAAATNAGIPAGAIQLVETTDREAANLMMKMNDYIDVLIPRGGAGLIQAVVQNATVPVLETGVGNCHVYVEEDADLDMAQRIVVNAKTQRPGVCNAMETLLVHEKVAPAFLPAVAEALRAKGVELRGCPRTREILPDCLPATEEDWKTEYLDLILAIKVVDDLENALEHINTYSSKHTEAIITNSYQKARLFLQRVDAAAVFVNASTRFTDGYQFGFGAEIGISTQKLHARGPMGLEELTSIKYIIFGDGQIRT